GATCGATCCCCGACGCCCCCGCGAGCATGTTCTTCACGAAGCGCTCGTGGCCCGGGACGTCGATGAAGCCGAGGGTGGTCCCGCCGGGAAGGCTCAGCGGCGCGAAGCCGATGTCGATGGTGATGCCGCGGCGCTTTTCCTCGTCGAGGCGGTCGCAGTCGACGCCGGTGAGCGCGCGCACGAGCTCCGTCTTGCCGTGATCGATGTGACCCGCCGTGCCGACGATGACGTGCTTCATGGCATGACGTGCCGCGGCGGATGGAGCGGCCGGCGTCACTCCCTGATTTCGCGGAGCTTGCCGATCTCCTCCTCGTAGTACTTGCGGAAGAGGATCTCCCACTCCTGGCTCCCCTCGGGAATGGTGCGCTTCTGCGTGACGATCTTGGAGCGGACGCGGCGCTCGATCTCCTCGTCCTTGCGGAGCTCGT
Above is a window of Acidobacteriota bacterium DNA encoding:
- a CDS encoding DUF507 family protein, yielding MKLSHEKVVHLSHVLIGALEAAPGVRLLKERNDVRLDILTLLRNELRKDEEIERRVRSKIVTQKRTIPEGSQEWEILFRKYYEEEIGKLREIRE